CCGGCGCCTACCGCGCGGCTGCACCGATCGCGCACCTGCCGCTGCGCGTCCCGCAGATGGTCGTGCACGGCATCGAGGACGCACACGTTCCCCCGACCCAGAGCGACGCGTACGTGTGGGCCGCCGCCACGGCGGGCGAGACCATCGATCTGATGGCGACACCCGGCGCCGACCACTTCGCGGTCATCGATCCCACCACGTCGGCGTGGGCCGCGACGGCCACGGCGATCAGCGATCGGGTCCCGGTCGAGCGCACGTCGGACGACTGACCCACCCGATCAGGTCCGCACCGACACGTCCGAGGACGTTGACAGCCATTGCGAACGTCGTGTTCACCGGTCCACACGACGGCCTGATCGTGGCCGTCGGCGGCCCGCTGAGGTGTTCCGCCAGGTCTCGCCTGACGTCCAGCCGTCAGGGCCACGGGTTGCGGCGACCCGTGCCGGCTCGGCTCAGCCGGGTGCGGTCACCGAATTGCGGAGGACCGGGGGACAGTGCTCCAAGCGCAGCTCGGGTTTGTCGGCATCCTCGACACCGTCGATCCGGTCGAGGAGCCGGTTGACGGCCCAGCGCCCCATGGCCTCGTGTGGCAGGGCGATCGTCGTGAGCGGCGGATCGAACGCGTTGGCGACATCGGCCTGGCGCAGCGGTGGGACCGGCAGTGCGCGGCGGTACGTCGCACCGAGGACGAGCCCGTCGACCCGGCGGTCCAGCAGGTTGTCCAGCGCCTCGTGCTCGTGCGTCGCCTCGCCACCGGTGTTGGCCATCAACAGCATCCGGCCACGCTCCCAGGCGCCGATGCGACCAGACCGCCCTCGCGCGTCGAACAGCCCGTGTAGAACATGACCCAGCGGTCGCCGTCGGCGACGACCGATCCAGATCGCCCTGGTCGTCCCATGCGCCCACCGGCCCCGGCCCCAGCGCGTCACCGACGACCTCCCACATCCGCAGGTCGGGGGACACGGCGTGGCCGACCATCGCCGACCAGTGGCGCAGGTCCGGATCGCCGAGCGACCGGGGGTGCCTGCAGGTAGAACAGGTACGCTCGCTGACCGTCGAAGGCGTGCCACGAGTCCCACACCCAGCGTCGGGCAGGCGGAGGTTCCAGCGACTGCTCGACCGGTGCACCCTGGATGACGTCGTCGAGCGTCCGAGGCGAACGTCGACGTCACGGTCGGGTAGGCCGGCGTCACCGGCCGGGGGTGCGCGGCGTCGGGTGCAGCCTGCAACTGCTCGACGAACAGCCGCAGCTCTCCGCCCTCGGCATGCACGTCGGACGGCTCGAGGCG
The sequence above is a segment of the Euzebyales bacterium genome. Coding sequences within it:
- a CDS encoding substrate-binding domain-containing protein — protein: MLLMANTGGEATHEHEALDNLLDRRVDGLVLGATYRRALPVPPLRQADVANAFDPPLTTIALPHEAMGRWAVNRLLDRIDGVEDADKPELRLEHCPPVLRNSVTAPG
- a CDS encoding prolyl oligopeptidase family serine peptidase → GAYRAAAPIAHLPLRVPQMVVHGIEDAHVPPTQSDAYVWAAATAGETIDLMATPGADHFAVIDPTTSAWAATATAISDRVPVERTSDD